The proteins below are encoded in one region of Lactuca sativa cultivar Salinas chromosome 3, Lsat_Salinas_v11, whole genome shotgun sequence:
- the LOC111920810 gene encoding probable DEAD-box ATP-dependent RNA helicase 48 isoform X1, whose product MYSSIIFLERSRIFQYNALHSLTFLRHMGGGPRTFPGGLNKWQWKRLHEKQAREKEKRLLDQEKQLYQARVRSEIRSKIATPDSSKHEQNTNPSNYKPLSPKEHIKALADRFMKEGAEDLWNEADGPIHSPSPQELARIESTHNPINLRRVVSDQSRVASNKVSEVSSGFSNNQLKPRHYSSFLNLGNQYGLLQARHYSVRTSRFTYRKNDSSSSEDDDTDEDEAFLMTKRKGVDLRGSRLSLIGSSDAEGSGDDDEGKGNGKKMMMSSAALGKYDIKKTKRIPLKFLEEEDDLSLHVQAIRNEFNKRRMAEKDIGVGDDDSILTPKRFDECNVSPLTIKALTLAGYVQMTKVQDAAISACLEGKDALVKAKTGTGKSAAFLLPAIETVLKASASNERKRVPPICALIVCPTRELASQIAAEANVLLKYHEGIGVQTLVGGTRFKVDQKRLETEPCHIIIATPGRLLDHIENKSGFSARLMGLKMLILDEADHLLDLGFRKDMEKIVDCLPRQRQSLLFSATLPKEVRRVSQLVLKRDHEYINTVGLGPETHDKVNQSYMIAPHEQHFQIVHHLLKQHIAQTPNYKVQSISISVHDEHMKFVEVNMRLISQVIVFCTTAMMTSLMFSLFREMKLNVREIHSRKPQLYRSRVSEEFKEAKQLILITSDVSARGMNYPDVSLVIQVGVPIDREQYINRLGRTGREGKGGEGMLLIAPWEQYFLEEIKDLPLLESSSPHLDPDVKVKIEKAMEKVDPSVKEAAYHAWLGYYNSVRETGRDKTTLVELGKGFSNSIGLQKVPALFRKTALKMGLKDIPGIRVRK is encoded by the exons ATGTACTCATCAATTATATTCTTAGAACGTTCTAGGATATTCCAGTACAATGCTCTTCACAGTCTCACCTTCCTCCGCCACATGGGCGGCGGCCCACGGACGTTCCCTGGCGGCCTGAACAAATGGCAATGGAAGCGCCTCCACGAAAAGCAAGCCAGGGAGAAGGAAAAACGGCTTCTGGATCAAGAGAAACAGCTCTACCAGGCGAGGGTTCGATCCGAGATCCGCTCCAAAATCGCCACCCCAGATTCATCAAAACATGAACAAAACACGAATCCATCCAACTATAAACCATTATCCCCTAAAGAACATATTAAAGCTCTAGCGGATCGTTTCATGAAAGAGGGCGCAGAAGATTTGTGGAACGAAGCTGATGGCCCAATTCATTCTCCTTCTCCTCAAGAACTAGCCAGAATCGAATCAACTCATAATCCTATTAATTTGCGAAGAGTGGTTTCTGATCAAAGTCGGGTAGCGAGCAATAAAGTAAGTGAAGTTTCTTCGGGTTTTAGTAATAATCAGTTGAAACCCAGGCATTATTCGTCGTTCCTTAATTTAGGTAACCAATATGGTTTGCTTCAAGCTAGGCATTATTCAGTTAGGACTTCTAGGTTTACCTATAGGAAAAATGATAGCTCCTCAAGCGAAGATGATGATACGGACGAAGATGAAGCTTTTTTAATGACGAAGAGGAAGGGTGTGGATTTAAGAGGATCACGATTGAGTTTGATTGGCTCATCAGATGCCGAGGggagtggtgatgatgatgaagggAAGGGGaatgggaagaagatgatgatgagcaGTGCTGCATTGGGAAAATATGATATAAAGAAGACAAAAAGGATACCATTGAAATTCTTGGAAGAGGAGGATGATTTGTCTCTGCATGTACAGGCTATTAGGAATGAGTTCAATAAGAGGCGTATGGCTGAAAAAGACATTGGAGTGGGTGATGACGACTCCATCCTTACTCCAAAGAG GTTTGATGAGTGCAATGTATCTCCATTGACAATAAAAGCTCTTACTTTAGCAGGCTATGTGCAAATGACCAAAGTCCAAGATGCTGCAATATCTGCTTGCCTCGAGG GGAAAGATGCTTTGGTCAAAGCTAAAACTGGAACAGGGAAAAGTGCTGCTTTTTTG CTCCCCGCAATTGAAACAGTTTTAAAGGCTTCAGCTAGCAATGAGAGAAAACGGGTCCCACCAATATGTGCTCTTATTGTTTGTCCCACAAGAGAACTAGCAAGCCAGATAGCTGCAGAAGCCAATGTATTACTCAAATATCATGAAGGAATCGGTGTTCAAACTCTTGTTGGAGGCACTCGATTCAAAGTTGATCAGAAACGTCTAGAAACAGAACCATGCCAC ATTATCATCGCAACCCCTGGTAGATTGTTGGATCACATTGAAAACAAATCTGGATTCTCTGCACGTTTGATGGGATTGAAAATGCTTATACTTGATGAAGCAGACCATTTACTAGACCTTGGATTCCGGAAGGACATGGAGAAGATTGTTGATTGTTTACCTCGTCAAAGACAATCTTTACTCTTTTCTGCAACACTTCCAAAAGAG GTTCGAAGGGTATCTCAGCTTGTTTTGAAAAGGGATCATGAGTATATTAATACAGTTGGGTTAGGTCCAGAAACACATGATAAGGTCAATCAATCTTACATGATTGCACCCCATGAACAACATTTTCAAATAGTTCACCATCTATTGAAACAACATATTGCTCAAACCCCAAATTATAAGGTACAATCCATTTCTATTTCTGTACATGATGAACATATGAAGTTTGTTGAAGTTAACATGAGATTAATTTCTCAGGTTATTGTGTTCTGTACGACAGCAATGATGACATCACTGATGTTTTCCCTTTTCCGTGAGATGAAATTGAATGTGAGAGAGATTCATTCAAGGAAACCACAACTTTACAGAAGTCGTGTTTCTGAAGAATTCAAAGAAGCAAAACAGCTGATTCTTATCACATCTGACGTGTCGGCTCGTGGAATGAATTATCCTGATGTCAGTTTGGTAATTCAG GTGGGTGTACCCATTGACCGTGAACAGTATATAAACCGTCTTGGAAGGACAGGTCGTGAAGGAAAAGGCGGGGAAGGAATGTTGTTGATTGCACCATGGGAACAATATTTTCTTGAAGAAATCAAAGACCTCCCACTTCTTGAATCCTCTTCACCACATTTAGATCCGGATGTGAAAGTCAAG ATTGAGAAGGCAATGGAGAAAGTTGACCCAAGTGTGAAAGAGGCAGCATATCATGCGTGGCTTGGGTACTACAACTCGGTTAGGGAAACAGGTAGAGATAAAACAACACTTGTTGAGTTAGGAAAAGGGTTTTCCAACTCGATTGGGTTACAGAAAGTGCCTGCTCTTTTTAGAAAAACAGCACTGAAGATGGGGCTTAAAGATATTCCAGGTATTCGAGTCCGAAAGTAG
- the LOC111920810 gene encoding probable DEAD-box ATP-dependent RNA helicase 48 isoform X2: MYSSIIFLERSRIFQYNALHSLTFLRHMGGGPRTFPGGLNKWQWKRLHEKQAREKEKRLLDQEKQLYQARVRSEIRSKIATPDSSKHEQNTNPSNYKPLSPKEHIKALADRFMKEGAEDLWNEADGPIHSPSPQELARIESTHNPINLRRVVSDQSRVASNKVSEVSSGFSNNQLKPRHYSSFLNLGNQYGLLQARHYSVRTSRFTYRKNDSSSSEDDDTDEDEAFLMTKRKGVDLRGSRLSLIGSSDAEGSGDDDEGKGNGKKMMMSSAALGKYDIKKTKRIPLKFLEEEDDLSLHVQAIRNEFNKRRMAEKDIGVGDDDSILTPKRFDECNVSPLTIKALTLAGYVQMTKVQDAAISACLEGKDALVKAKTGTGKSAAFLLPAIETVLKASASNERKRVPPICALIVCPTRELASQIAAEANVLLKYHEGIGVQTLVGGTRFKVDQKRLETEPCHIIIATPGRLLDHIENKSGFSARLMGLKMLILDEADHLLDLGFRKDMEKIVDCLPRQRQSLLFSATLPKEVRRVSQLVLKRDHEYINTVGLGPETHDKVNQSYMIAPHEQHFQIVHHLLKQHIAQTPNYKVIVFCTTAMMTSLMFSLFREMKLNVREIHSRKPQLYRSRVSEEFKEAKQLILITSDVSARGMNYPDVSLVIQVGVPIDREQYINRLGRTGREGKGGEGMLLIAPWEQYFLEEIKDLPLLESSSPHLDPDVKVKIEKAMEKVDPSVKEAAYHAWLGYYNSVRETGRDKTTLVELGKGFSNSIGLQKVPALFRKTALKMGLKDIPGIRVRK, from the exons ATGTACTCATCAATTATATTCTTAGAACGTTCTAGGATATTCCAGTACAATGCTCTTCACAGTCTCACCTTCCTCCGCCACATGGGCGGCGGCCCACGGACGTTCCCTGGCGGCCTGAACAAATGGCAATGGAAGCGCCTCCACGAAAAGCAAGCCAGGGAGAAGGAAAAACGGCTTCTGGATCAAGAGAAACAGCTCTACCAGGCGAGGGTTCGATCCGAGATCCGCTCCAAAATCGCCACCCCAGATTCATCAAAACATGAACAAAACACGAATCCATCCAACTATAAACCATTATCCCCTAAAGAACATATTAAAGCTCTAGCGGATCGTTTCATGAAAGAGGGCGCAGAAGATTTGTGGAACGAAGCTGATGGCCCAATTCATTCTCCTTCTCCTCAAGAACTAGCCAGAATCGAATCAACTCATAATCCTATTAATTTGCGAAGAGTGGTTTCTGATCAAAGTCGGGTAGCGAGCAATAAAGTAAGTGAAGTTTCTTCGGGTTTTAGTAATAATCAGTTGAAACCCAGGCATTATTCGTCGTTCCTTAATTTAGGTAACCAATATGGTTTGCTTCAAGCTAGGCATTATTCAGTTAGGACTTCTAGGTTTACCTATAGGAAAAATGATAGCTCCTCAAGCGAAGATGATGATACGGACGAAGATGAAGCTTTTTTAATGACGAAGAGGAAGGGTGTGGATTTAAGAGGATCACGATTGAGTTTGATTGGCTCATCAGATGCCGAGGggagtggtgatgatgatgaagggAAGGGGaatgggaagaagatgatgatgagcaGTGCTGCATTGGGAAAATATGATATAAAGAAGACAAAAAGGATACCATTGAAATTCTTGGAAGAGGAGGATGATTTGTCTCTGCATGTACAGGCTATTAGGAATGAGTTCAATAAGAGGCGTATGGCTGAAAAAGACATTGGAGTGGGTGATGACGACTCCATCCTTACTCCAAAGAG GTTTGATGAGTGCAATGTATCTCCATTGACAATAAAAGCTCTTACTTTAGCAGGCTATGTGCAAATGACCAAAGTCCAAGATGCTGCAATATCTGCTTGCCTCGAGG GGAAAGATGCTTTGGTCAAAGCTAAAACTGGAACAGGGAAAAGTGCTGCTTTTTTG CTCCCCGCAATTGAAACAGTTTTAAAGGCTTCAGCTAGCAATGAGAGAAAACGGGTCCCACCAATATGTGCTCTTATTGTTTGTCCCACAAGAGAACTAGCAAGCCAGATAGCTGCAGAAGCCAATGTATTACTCAAATATCATGAAGGAATCGGTGTTCAAACTCTTGTTGGAGGCACTCGATTCAAAGTTGATCAGAAACGTCTAGAAACAGAACCATGCCAC ATTATCATCGCAACCCCTGGTAGATTGTTGGATCACATTGAAAACAAATCTGGATTCTCTGCACGTTTGATGGGATTGAAAATGCTTATACTTGATGAAGCAGACCATTTACTAGACCTTGGATTCCGGAAGGACATGGAGAAGATTGTTGATTGTTTACCTCGTCAAAGACAATCTTTACTCTTTTCTGCAACACTTCCAAAAGAG GTTCGAAGGGTATCTCAGCTTGTTTTGAAAAGGGATCATGAGTATATTAATACAGTTGGGTTAGGTCCAGAAACACATGATAAGGTCAATCAATCTTACATGATTGCACCCCATGAACAACATTTTCAAATAGTTCACCATCTATTGAAACAACATATTGCTCAAACCCCAAATTATAAG GTTATTGTGTTCTGTACGACAGCAATGATGACATCACTGATGTTTTCCCTTTTCCGTGAGATGAAATTGAATGTGAGAGAGATTCATTCAAGGAAACCACAACTTTACAGAAGTCGTGTTTCTGAAGAATTCAAAGAAGCAAAACAGCTGATTCTTATCACATCTGACGTGTCGGCTCGTGGAATGAATTATCCTGATGTCAGTTTGGTAATTCAG GTGGGTGTACCCATTGACCGTGAACAGTATATAAACCGTCTTGGAAGGACAGGTCGTGAAGGAAAAGGCGGGGAAGGAATGTTGTTGATTGCACCATGGGAACAATATTTTCTTGAAGAAATCAAAGACCTCCCACTTCTTGAATCCTCTTCACCACATTTAGATCCGGATGTGAAAGTCAAG ATTGAGAAGGCAATGGAGAAAGTTGACCCAAGTGTGAAAGAGGCAGCATATCATGCGTGGCTTGGGTACTACAACTCGGTTAGGGAAACAGGTAGAGATAAAACAACACTTGTTGAGTTAGGAAAAGGGTTTTCCAACTCGATTGGGTTACAGAAAGTGCCTGCTCTTTTTAGAAAAACAGCACTGAAGATGGGGCTTAAAGATATTCCAGGTATTCGAGTCCGAAAGTAG